In Tachypleus tridentatus isolate NWPU-2018 chromosome 7, ASM421037v1, whole genome shotgun sequence, a genomic segment contains:
- the LOC143255819 gene encoding uncharacterized protein LOC143255819, whose protein sequence is MSPSPAGSPSFVRKVRTSQGMWPPKNPSVRELPKVGFSPGWSQEGQGKRLVWPPPKSNDYDARQFGFSRGNIATTWNPTSSDEASRPPPFAPQSPIPNRRSKDIVWPPPQRLQRTDEEFTTKPTRRVRDFNEYVTQHASLAVPPTYHAPPGTQHVEAEYYSEEEEEEEEEEEEEEEDDE, encoded by the exons ATGTCGCCGTCTCCTGCCGGATCACCTTCGTTTGTCAGAAAAGTCAGAACATCTCAGGGGATGTGGCCCCCGAAG AATCCTAGTGTTCGAGAACTTCCAAAAGTTGGATTTTCACCAGGCTGGTCTCAGGAAg GCCAAGGGAAGAGACTTGTTTGGCCACCTCCCAAATCCAATGATTACGACGCACGACAATTTGGATTTTCAAGGGGAAACATAGCTACTACCTGGAATCCCACGAGCTCTGATGAAGCTTCTCGGCCTCCTCCTTTTGCCCCACAATCTCCTATTCCGAATCGCCGGTCAAAAGATATTGTTTGGCCTCCTCCCCAAAGATTACAGAGGACCGATGAAGAGTTTACTACCAAGCCAACCCGTCGAGTCAGGGACTTTAACGAATACGTCACGCAACACGCGAGCTTAGCTGTGCCTCCTACATATCATGCACCCCCAGGTACACAACACGTGGAAGCAGAGTACTATTCAGAAGAGGAAGAAGAAGAAGAGGAGGAGGAGGAGGAGGAAGAAGAAGATGATGAATAG